The window TATCCTCGGGCGGTTTTTCATCATGCACCGCCTCGTGCATCTCGCTCAGCAGACGATTGCAGAGCCCCGCATGTTTCCAGCTCAGTTCAGGGTCATAGTCGGCCAGGGGCGGCCCCGACAGGGTCTGGAAAACGGCGCTGCCCACCACGATATCCTTCAGGGTCATGAGCCCGATGAAAACCGCCGCTCTTTTCAGTGAGGCGGTGCCGCTCTTAAAAAATGCCGAGTTGGCGACCTGCAACACCTTGGCCATGATCGCCGGGTCCTTTTCAATGACCGTCACGATTTTATCGAAATCGGCATCGGCGTCAATCAGTGCCATTACCTAATGATAGATCTCCGGCATCATCGGCAGGCTGGTAACCGTGTTCAGCACTGCCAGCAGACGTTCGGAACCCAGAATATCCTCGGTTTCGACCAGCCCGGCCACCAGGGAGAGCAGTTCTCCGGTATGCCAGGGCTTGGCCAGATAGGTTTTGGCCGAGCCGTCGATCAGGTGTAAACATAATTTTCCTCAACAAAACCGCTCAGGATCAGCCGAATCACCCGCGGATAAAGCTCCCGCACCCGGCGCAGGAATTCGTACCCATCCATCTCCGGCATGCGCATGTCGCTCAGCACCAGGTCTATTCGACCGGCCGCCAGGATCTTCAGGCCCAACTCGCCGGAATCGGCAAAATAGAGCTGATATCCGCTGTTCATGAAGGTCCGCCGCAGAGCACGCAGGACACTGCGCTCGTCATCGACAAAAAGAATATTTTTAACCTCGGACATGTACTATTACTCCCCGCTCTTTTTAGCCGCAGGCTTCTGCCGCCGCGGCAAACTGATCGTGAAGCTGGCCCCGTGACCGACGACCGAGGCCACCGTCAGACTGCCGTGATGTTTTTTAGTCACGATATCATAGGAGATATTAAGCCCGAGCCCCGTCCCCTTACCCACCGGCTTGGTCGTGAAAAAAGGATCGAAAATACGCTCCAGGTTTTCTGCCTGGATTCCCGGACCGTCATCGCCGATGATGCAGCGCACCGTCTCGTCATCAAATTCGGTCGCCACCGTAATGCGGCCGGGTGTGGCCCGGCCCTGCTCCTTGATCGCCTGCGCCGCATTGACGATCAGATTAAGAATCACCTGATTGATCTCGCCGCCGACGGCCATCACCTCAGGCAGCTCCGGCGCCAGAAAAAGCTCGATCTCGGCGCGATACTTATACTCGTTACGGGCCACCACCAACGTGGTTTCAATCGCCCGGTTGAAATTAAAGCTCTCTTTCTGATCCTGCTGGTCGATACGCGAAAATTCCCGCAATTTGGTCACGATCGTGGTGATGCGGGCAAAGCCGTCCTGCGATTCGCGGAAGAGATCATGCAGATCCTCGAGAATAAATTCCATCTGCATTTCGGCTTCCATCGCCGCAGCCCGCTCCCG is drawn from Pseudomonadota bacterium and contains these coding sequences:
- a CDS encoding HDOD domain-containing protein is translated as MALIDADADFDKIVTVIEKDPAIMAKVLQVANSAFFKSGTASLKRAAVFIGLMTLKDIVVGSAVFQTLSGPPLADYDPELSWKHAGLCNRLLSEMHEAVHDEKPPEDIAEIGLLHNVGELLLLKYFPQALNRIVALRQQNPDRELLSFCYLKKRLSGPITPSSAHIC
- a CDS encoding response regulator — its product is MSEVKNILFVDDERSVLRALRRTFMNSGYQLYFADSGELGLKILAAGRIDLVLSDMRMPEMDGYEFLRRVRELYPRVIRLILSGFVEENYVYT